The Phragmitibacter flavus nucleotide sequence TTGCTGGGAAAAAGCGGTAAATGCATGATTTATCAACATCGGCCCTTTGGCTGTCGCACCCACTTTTGCCAGGCTGCCGGGGGGGCTTTCCCACGCAAACAGGTGGCCGATCTCATCCAGCGACTCGATGCGTTGGACGAAAAACTCAAGGGTGACGGACCGCGTCCCATCCAGGGCGCAATCGCTGCGGTTTTGGATTGATCGCGAAAAGCCCAAACCCGTGTCAGGCTTTCTTGACCTTTGGCTCATCACCCGTGACAGTTGCCGCCCGTCAATTTTTCAGAAGAATCCAAACCGCCCGTGGCCCGAATTCCCGAAGACACCCTTCAGCAAGTGCTCCATGCCACCGACATTGTCGATCTGGTCGGGCGCTACGTGAAGCTGCGTCGGGTTGGCACCAACTGGCGCGGACTGTGCCCTTTTCACAACGAAAAAACGCCGTCGTTTTACGTCAACCCCCAGCGTAGTTCCTACCACTGTTTCGGCTGCGGGGCGGGGGGAACCGCGATCCGATTTTTGATGGAGCACGACGGACTTCAGTTCATGGATGCCGTGAAGCGTCTGGCCGATGCGGCGGGCATTCCCATCCATGAGGAAATCTGGGATGCGAATGCTGAACGCGCGGCGAAAATCCGCAATGCCATCCTGCGCGTTCACAGCGAACTTACCGAGTGGTTTCATCACCTGCTGCTCAACGATCCTTCTGCCAAGGAAGCGCGCAGCTACCTCAAATCGCGTGGCATCAATCGCGAAACTGCCACCAACTGGAAAATGGGTTATGCGCCCGCCACGGGTGATGCCTTCAAGCAGTGGGCGGCAGAGAAAAAATACACGGAAAACCTCCTCGTTCACGCCGGCATTCTTGCCCGCGGAGATGCCGACAGCCGACAACCCAATCAGACTTATCCGCGCTTTCGTCATCGCCTGATGTTCCCGATTCGCAATGACTTCAGCGAGGTCATCGCGTTCAGCGGGCGACTGCTCGACAACAACGCCAAGGCCGCGAAATACCTCAACTCGCCGGAGACGGTCATCTTCAACAAAAGCCGCATCCTGTTTGGCCTCGACAAATCCAAACGCGCCATCATCAAGGCCGGCCGCGCGATTGTCTGCGAAGGGCAGATCGACCTCATCACCGCATTTGAGCACGGCATTGAAAACGTGGTTGCACCCTTGGGCACCGCGTTCACCGAATTCCATGCCCGCGTGCTAAAACGTCATGCTGAAGAAGTTGTGCTCTGTTTCGACTCCGACAGCGCCGGATTCAAAGCCGCGCAGCGTGCTTATGTCATTCTCGCGCCTGTCGGATTGATCGTCAAAGCCGTGTCCCTGCCCAATGGCGAAGATCCTGACTCCCTCATTCGCACCCAGGGAGTGGAAGCCCTGCGCAGCACTCTTAACGCGGCGAAGGATTTTATTGATCACGCCATCGACCACGCTTTTGCCTCACGCGATCTCACCGATACCCGCGAAAAAACCCGTTTCTCTGCCGAGATGGCACCGCTGATCCGCCAGCTCGACAACGCCATTGCCCGCGACGCCGCCATCCAAAATCTCGCCATCCGCCTGGGTATTCCCGAAGCTGATTATCGACGTCAGGTCGCCCGCGCTGCCAAGTCCGCCGCCAACAATGACACCACTGGCAACGGCGGTTCCGGACAAGCGGCCGCCAATCCTCTGCCAACCCAAGAGCGCAATGCTGCGCTGCTTTGCCGCTACGCCTTGTCCGACACAAAAATCCTCAATTGGTTGCGCAGCACCGGTAAAGCCTCCATCCTCAACGACATCCCCGGCACCGAACTTCTCGCCCTCATTTGGAACAACGATGCCGACCTAGC carries:
- the dnaG gene encoding DNA primase, with product MARIPEDTLQQVLHATDIVDLVGRYVKLRRVGTNWRGLCPFHNEKTPSFYVNPQRSSYHCFGCGAGGTAIRFLMEHDGLQFMDAVKRLADAAGIPIHEEIWDANAERAAKIRNAILRVHSELTEWFHHLLLNDPSAKEARSYLKSRGINRETATNWKMGYAPATGDAFKQWAAEKKYTENLLVHAGILARGDADSRQPNQTYPRFRHRLMFPIRNDFSEVIAFSGRLLDNNAKAAKYLNSPETVIFNKSRILFGLDKSKRAIIKAGRAIVCEGQIDLITAFEHGIENVVAPLGTAFTEFHARVLKRHAEEVVLCFDSDSAGFKAAQRAYVILAPVGLIVKAVSLPNGEDPDSLIRTQGVEALRSTLNAAKDFIDHAIDHAFASRDLTDTREKTRFSAEMAPLIRQLDNAIARDAAIQNLAIRLGIPEADYRRQVARAAKSAANNDTTGNGGSGQAAANPLPTQERNAALLCRYALSDTKILNWLRSTGKASILNDIPGTELLALIWNNDADLADTARLSLFLTTLQREEESALSQLLSQPMPGGQLAEAQHALELIEIERLKILYQRAHSQLKQPNLDPTRISSLNQDIVTLRKEYLDRLAQLPKIPPSTAQ